The genomic segment GGTACCTCCGACGACGCGCAGCTGACGCTCGACAGTCCGCTTCAGCAACTCGACCTTGAAACGGTTGTGCTGCAGCGGGAGGGCTCCTTCGGCAGCTCGCTCAGCGGCTGCCGCCCACAACGACTCCGAGGGCCGTTCGCCGACGAGGTGCTGCTCGACGGCGGGCAGCTTCCAGGGCACCGTGCCCACTCCCCCGGCGGCCACCTTCGCCTCCCGGATCACACCGCCACGCACGTGCAGTGCGACAGCTGCCGACGTCAGGGCGAACTCGTAGGACTGCCGGTCCCGCACCTTCAGATAGCCGGACCTGAGCGGGCGCGGAAGAGCGGAGATCTCCACTGCGGTAATCAACTCACCCTGGCGCAGGGCCTGTTCGCGCTGTGGGGTGCTGCCGGGCCGCAACAGGAAGTCGGCGAAGGGGACTTGGCGTGTCCCGTCCGGGCCCAGCAGGTGCACCCGTGCCTCCAGGGCGGCGAAGGCGACGGCGACATCGGACGGGTGCGCGGCCACGCAGGCGTCAGAGGTCCCGAGGATGGCGTGCGTACGGTTGACGCCGTGCAGCGCGGCACAACCCGAGCCGGGCTCACGCTTGTTGCAAGCGGCCGTCACATCCCGGAAGTACGTGCAGCGGGTGCGCTGCATGATGTTGCCGCCGATGGTGGCCATGTTCCGCAGCTGCGCCGACGCGCTCAGCTCCAGCGCCTCGGAGATGACCGGGTACGTGGTGCGCACCTTCCGGTTCGCGGCCGCCTCGGACATGGTCACCAGGGCACCGATGCGCAAGCCCTCACGCTCGGTGACGGTGATCTCGCTCAGCGGCAGGCCGGTGATGTCGACCAGGGTCTCGGGGCGTTCGACGGTCTCACGCATCAGGTCGACCAGGGTGGTGCCCCCGGCGATGTAACGCCCGCCGCGACGACCGGCGTTGAGGGCCTCACGGGTGTCGGAGGCCTTGGTGAAGGAGAAAGGATGCATTGCCCCTACCTCCCGGCGGTCTGCTCGACCGCGCGCACGATCTTGACGTAGCAGCCGCAGCGGCAGATGTTGCCGCTCATCCACTCCCGGATC from the Streptomyces sp. NBC_00310 genome contains:
- a CDS encoding FAD binding domain-containing protein encodes the protein MHPFSFTKASDTREALNAGRRGGRYIAGGTTLVDLMRETVERPETLVDITGLPLSEITVTEREGLRIGALVTMSEAAANRKVRTTYPVISEALELSASAQLRNMATIGGNIMQRTRCTYFRDVTAACNKREPGSGCAALHGVNRTHAILGTSDACVAAHPSDVAVAFAALEARVHLLGPDGTRQVPFADFLLRPGSTPQREQALRQGELITAVEISALPRPLRSGYLKVRDRQSYEFALTSAAVALHVRGGVIREAKVAAGGVGTVPWKLPAVEQHLVGERPSESLWAAAAERAAEGALPLQHNRFKVELLKRTVERQLRVVGGTK